In Paraburkholderia terrae, a genomic segment contains:
- a CDS encoding PilN domain-containing protein: MKRLHIDLAPFNWRRTLYRTHVVVRVLALAALLLCVLAGFRAYRLVANLDSLQAETARLTSRTERMARASGASSNAPIDAKQAAAVNAAVTRLNLPWGSILDAVESATPSQVALLSITPEPGRAQLKIEAECGSSKDMIDYLTQLEQQPLFERVTLVRHERMRDGMDGVIRFQIEAQWRRAQS, from the coding sequence ATGAAACGTCTGCACATCGACCTTGCGCCGTTCAACTGGCGTCGCACGCTGTATCGCACCCATGTTGTTGTGCGCGTGCTGGCGCTCGCCGCGCTGCTGTTGTGCGTGCTTGCTGGCTTTCGCGCGTACAGGCTGGTTGCAAATCTCGATTCGCTCCAGGCCGAAACAGCGCGTCTCACGTCGCGCACGGAACGTATGGCTCGCGCTTCGGGCGCATCGTCGAACGCGCCCATCGATGCGAAGCAGGCGGCCGCCGTCAATGCCGCCGTGACGCGCCTCAACCTGCCGTGGGGCAGCATCCTCGATGCTGTCGAATCCGCCACGCCTTCGCAGGTCGCGTTGCTGTCGATCACGCCCGAACCGGGTCGCGCGCAGCTCAAGATCGAAGCCGAGTGCGGCAGCAGCAAGGACATGATTGACTATCTGACACAGCTGGAGCAGCAGCCCCTGTTCGAGCGCGTCACACTGGTCAGGCACGAACGCATGCGCGACGGCATGGATGGCGTCATCCGCTTTCAGATCGAAGCGCAGTGGCGGAGGGCGCAGTCGTGA
- a CDS encoding type II secretion system protein: MTARRKATGGFTLIELLVTLAILGVLACMTVPVAQVMRQREREQELRVALHEIRNAIDAYKSASKEGRIAKEAGATGYPTGLDVLVDGVKDQTDPKGHKLYFLRRIPRDPMNPDAQLGDAATWGKRAYASEADDPQEGDDVYDVYSTSTGIGLNGIAYRKW, encoded by the coding sequence ATGACAGCACGTCGGAAGGCAACGGGCGGCTTCACGCTGATCGAGCTGCTCGTCACGCTTGCGATTCTCGGCGTGCTCGCCTGCATGACGGTGCCCGTTGCGCAAGTCATGCGTCAACGCGAGCGCGAGCAGGAACTGCGCGTCGCGCTGCACGAAATTCGCAACGCCATCGATGCGTACAAGTCCGCGAGCAAGGAAGGGCGCATCGCCAAAGAGGCGGGCGCGACGGGCTATCCGACGGGCCTCGATGTACTCGTCGACGGCGTGAAAGACCAGACCGATCCGAAAGGACACAAGCTGTACTTCCTGCGCCGCATTCCGCGCGATCCGATGAACCCCGACGCGCAACTCGGCGACGCGGCCACGTGGGGCAAGCGCGCCTACGCGAGCGAAGCCGATGATCCGCAGGAAGGCGACGACGTGTACGACGTCTATTCGACTTCCACGGGCATCGGACTCAATGGCATCGCCTACCGCAAATGGTGA
- a CDS encoding secretin N-terminal domain-containing protein, protein MATPLATSFTRRGLCRFAARHARMLALLVAVPIMLTGCAAERAYRDGKDLVAQGKVDEGLAKLQQAVTQDPHDAHYRAAWLAERESAVARFDEEGDRLAAGGARAAARKSYQHALTIDPANERALSGIAALEGAARIDGLVERAEMLAAKDSDSARGLIAKVLTEAPAHPRALALQRKLNADTGFLRVEAALASAYRKPVRIDFKDAPLKQVFEVISRSAGLNFLFDKDVKTDQRTSIYLRNSTIEAAVRYVLATNQLAQQVLDENTVLIYPNTPAKLKDYQELAVRTFFLSNADAKTVANTLKTIVKSHDVVADEKLNVVIVRDTPDAIRMAEKLVALEDVPEPEVMLEVEVLEVQRNSMQDLGIAWPSSITFTPTAAGSAFGAISSGGGSSGSSFGSSSSGGSGSSPALSLHDLLNQTSRTVGVSSLQATVNANRQDSNAKLLTNPRIRVRNHEKAKILIGERVPNITSTATSTGFVSQSINYLDIGLTLNVEPTIYLDDTVGIKVALEVSSLLNQVTGSSGTTAYEIGTRTASTVLQLKNGETDVLAGLIDSQERTSGNKIPGLGQMPVLGRLFGATTDDDKNTEIVLSITPHLVRNIRHPDASLAYFTSGTETNMQSMIKSNGIVTPAPSNGSSSNTQAADFGTSGQRGGSNTPQTGAYGAYGSSGAYGAGSNAYGAGAGAYLGGDTTPLVGGAGTPGTAEMSIQGPPQVKTGDSVTVALLMQADQPVTSASATVSYDVSKLQFTGVTEGDFLKQGGAQTSFSNRVAQGGQLILADSSPGGTGGSAQATFAVLSFKALAPAAQTSIQVQPGSVLGVSGQTVTMPPPSAYSLSVGAR, encoded by the coding sequence TTGGCTACGCCACTTGCAACATCATTCACGCGACGCGGTCTGTGCCGTTTCGCGGCGCGTCACGCGCGCATGCTCGCGCTGCTCGTCGCCGTGCCGATCATGCTGACGGGCTGCGCGGCGGAACGCGCATACCGCGACGGCAAGGACCTCGTTGCGCAGGGCAAGGTCGACGAAGGGCTGGCGAAGCTGCAGCAAGCCGTCACGCAAGATCCCCACGACGCGCATTACCGCGCGGCCTGGCTCGCGGAGCGCGAGAGTGCCGTCGCGCGCTTCGACGAGGAAGGCGACCGCCTTGCGGCAGGCGGCGCGCGCGCGGCGGCGCGCAAGTCGTATCAGCACGCGCTGACCATCGACCCCGCCAACGAACGCGCGCTCTCCGGCATCGCCGCACTTGAAGGCGCGGCGCGGATCGATGGACTCGTCGAGCGCGCGGAAATGCTGGCCGCGAAGGATAGCGACAGCGCGCGCGGCCTGATAGCGAAGGTGTTGACGGAAGCGCCCGCGCATCCCCGCGCGCTGGCATTGCAGCGCAAGCTGAACGCCGACACGGGCTTTCTGCGCGTCGAAGCCGCGCTTGCAAGTGCCTATCGCAAGCCGGTCCGGATCGACTTCAAGGATGCGCCGCTCAAGCAGGTATTCGAAGTGATCTCGCGCAGCGCGGGGCTCAACTTTCTGTTCGACAAGGACGTCAAGACCGATCAGCGCACATCGATCTATCTGCGTAACAGCACCATCGAGGCAGCCGTGCGCTACGTGCTCGCGACGAATCAGCTCGCGCAGCAGGTGCTCGACGAAAACACGGTGCTGATCTATCCGAACACGCCCGCCAAGCTGAAGGACTATCAGGAACTGGCCGTGCGCACCTTCTTCCTGTCGAATGCGGACGCGAAGACGGTGGCCAACACGCTGAAGACGATCGTCAAGTCGCACGATGTCGTCGCCGATGAAAAGCTCAACGTCGTGATCGTGCGCGACACGCCCGACGCGATCCGGATGGCCGAAAAGCTCGTCGCGTTAGAAGACGTGCCCGAGCCGGAAGTGATGCTGGAAGTCGAAGTGCTGGAAGTGCAGCGCAACAGCATGCAGGATCTCGGCATCGCATGGCCGTCGTCCATCACGTTCACGCCGACGGCAGCGGGCAGCGCGTTCGGTGCGATCTCGTCGGGCGGCGGATCGTCCGGTTCGTCTTTTGGTTCCTCGTCTTCCGGCGGCTCGGGTTCTTCTCCCGCGCTGTCGTTGCACGATCTGCTGAATCAGACTTCGCGCACGGTCGGTGTTTCGTCGCTGCAGGCGACCGTGAACGCGAACCGCCAGGATTCGAACGCGAAGCTGCTGACCAACCCGCGCATCCGCGTGCGCAATCACGAGAAGGCCAAGATCCTGATCGGCGAGCGCGTGCCGAACATCACGTCGACGGCGACATCAACGGGCTTCGTCTCGCAGTCGATCAACTATCTCGACATCGGCCTGACGCTGAACGTCGAGCCGACCATCTATCTCGACGACACGGTCGGCATCAAGGTGGCGCTCGAAGTCAGCAGCCTGCTCAACCAGGTCACGGGTTCGTCGGGCACGACGGCGTATGAGATCGGCACGCGCACGGCCAGCACCGTGCTGCAGTTGAAGAACGGCGAGACGGACGTGCTGGCGGGTTTGATCGACAGTCAGGAACGCACTTCCGGCAACAAGATTCCCGGCCTCGGACAGATGCCCGTGCTGGGCCGCCTGTTCGGAGCGACCACTGACGATGACAAGAACACCGAAATCGTCCTGTCGATCACGCCGCACCTGGTTCGCAATATCCGGCACCCGGATGCGTCGCTGGCGTACTTCACGTCCGGCACGGAGACGAACATGCAGAGCATGATCAAGTCGAACGGAATCGTTACGCCCGCGCCTTCCAACGGTTCATCGTCCAACACGCAGGCTGCGGACTTTGGCACGTCCGGCCAGCGCGGCGGATCGAACACGCCGCAAACGGGCGCATACGGCGCGTATGGATCATCTGGCGCGTACGGCGCGGGATCGAACGCATACGGTGCAGGAGCGGGCGCCTATCTCGGCGGCGACACGACGCCGCTCGTCGGCGGCGCGGGCACGCCGGGCACGGCTGAAATGTCGATCCAGGGGCCGCCGCAGGTGAAGACGGGCGACTCGGTCACCGTCGCGTTGCTGATGCAGGCGGATCAACCCGTGACGAGCGCGTCCGCGACCGTGAGCTACGACGTGTCGAAATTGCAGTTCACGGGCGTGACGGAAGGCGACTTCCTCAAACAGGGCGGCGCGCAGACGAGCTTCTCGAACCGCGTCGCGCAGGGCGGCCAGCTGATTCTGGCCGACTCGTCGCCGGGCGGCACGGGCGGCTCCGCACAGGCCACCTTCGCCGTGCTGAGCTTCAAGGCGCTGGCGCCCGCCGCGCAGACGTCGATCCAGGTCCAACCCGGCTCCGTGCTCGGCGTAAGCGGCCAGACAGTCACGATGCCGCCGCCGTCCGCGTACAGCCTGAGCGTGGGGGCGCGATGA
- a CDS encoding GspE/PulE family protein — MNAPETIAPLFDADLLARARAAASATQRHIVAELETLTGVEPRQLLQALAQLLDMRVIETADMLALKPAFDRVPLSRAMQRRCVLLRDADECFIGVVTSPFDLDLQTWLAAQANAAIDIRLALPSDLQAYHARMEESTRAIDSLVTGGSEAQAEGRTAQVLSFETVSEAASPAVKLVNSTLYDALKAGASDIHLESTPSGLALKYRVDGVLDAAATLNGVETAEQVISRLKVLAELDIAERRVPQDGSFRVAAGGRDIDLRVSIMPSIHGEDAVIRILDKRAMIEAYGSLTLEALGYDSESLVALRALAEEPYGMLLVTGPTGSGKTTTLYAALTEIHNGRDKIITIEDPVEYQLPGILQIPVNEKKGLTFARGLRSILRHDPDKIMVGEIRDRETAEIAVQSALTGHLVLTTVHANNVFDVFGRFSHMGIDPYAFVSALNGIWAQRLMRVNCAHCAAPYMPTDAELARLGLSRADVAGFDFRQGTGCGDCRGTGYRGRRAIAEILILDDEIRDMVVEKQPIRAIKDVARKNGTRRLRDVALNLVKRGETTLAEVKRVTLNA; from the coding sequence ATGAACGCGCCCGAGACCATCGCGCCGTTGTTCGATGCCGATCTGCTGGCGCGCGCCCGCGCGGCAGCGTCAGCCACGCAGCGCCACATCGTCGCCGAACTGGAGACGCTGACGGGCGTCGAGCCGCGCCAGTTGCTGCAGGCGCTTGCGCAATTGCTGGACATGCGTGTCATCGAAACGGCGGACATGCTGGCCCTCAAGCCAGCCTTCGACCGCGTGCCGCTGTCGCGCGCGATGCAGCGCCGCTGCGTCCTGCTGCGCGACGCGGACGAGTGCTTCATTGGCGTCGTGACAAGTCCGTTCGATCTCGATCTGCAAACGTGGCTCGCCGCGCAGGCTAACGCCGCAATCGACATCCGGCTCGCGCTGCCGTCCGATCTTCAGGCGTATCACGCGCGCATGGAAGAATCGACGCGCGCCATCGACAGCCTCGTGACGGGCGGCAGTGAAGCGCAAGCCGAAGGGCGTACGGCGCAGGTGCTGTCGTTCGAGACCGTCAGCGAGGCGGCCAGCCCCGCAGTGAAGCTGGTGAACTCGACGCTGTACGACGCGCTGAAAGCGGGCGCCTCCGACATCCACCTCGAAAGCACGCCGAGCGGTCTCGCGCTGAAGTATCGCGTGGACGGCGTGCTCGACGCGGCGGCCACGCTGAACGGTGTCGAGACGGCCGAGCAGGTGATCTCGCGCCTCAAGGTGCTCGCAGAACTCGACATCGCCGAGCGGCGCGTGCCGCAGGACGGTAGCTTCCGCGTCGCGGCGGGCGGGCGCGACATCGATTTGCGCGTGTCGATCATGCCGAGCATTCACGGCGAGGATGCCGTGATCCGGATTCTCGACAAGCGCGCGATGATCGAAGCGTATGGCTCGCTGACGCTCGAAGCACTGGGTTACGACAGCGAATCGCTGGTGGCGCTGCGCGCGTTGGCGGAGGAGCCGTACGGCATGCTGCTCGTCACGGGACCGACAGGCTCGGGCAAGACGACGACCCTCTACGCCGCGCTCACGGAAATTCACAACGGCCGCGACAAGATCATCACGATCGAAGACCCTGTCGAATATCAGTTGCCGGGCATTCTGCAGATTCCCGTCAACGAGAAAAAAGGGCTGACGTTCGCACGCGGCCTGCGCTCGATCCTGCGCCATGATCCGGACAAGATCATGGTCGGCGAGATACGCGACCGCGAGACGGCTGAGATCGCCGTGCAGTCGGCGCTGACGGGCCACCTCGTGCTGACGACCGTGCATGCGAACAACGTGTTCGACGTGTTTGGCCGCTTCAGCCACATGGGCATCGATCCGTATGCCTTCGTGTCGGCGCTCAACGGCATCTGGGCACAGCGTCTGATGCGCGTGAACTGCGCGCACTGCGCCGCGCCGTATATGCCCACCGACGCCGAACTCGCGCGTCTTGGATTGAGCCGCGCCGACGTCGCTGGTTTCGATTTCCGGCAAGGAACGGGTTGCGGCGACTGCCGCGGCACCGGCTACCGTGGACGCCGCGCGATTGCGGAAATCCTGATTCTCGACGACGAGATACGCGACATGGTGGTCGAAAAGCAGCCGATCCGCGCAATCAAGGACGTGGCGCGCAAGAACGGCACGCGCCGCCTGCGCGACGTCGCGTTGAATCTGGTGAAGCGCGGCGAGACGACGCTCGCGGAAGTGAAGCGGGTGACGCTCAATGCGTGA
- a CDS encoding type II secretion system protein, giving the protein MVTSMTARVRIARGFTLIELLIVLSVIALMLTIALPNYFHSIDASKEKILAQNLLATRDAIDRFYGDAGRYPDSLEELVEKHYLRSLPIDPITDSATTWHIVPPDEPFPGKVYDIKSGAQGADSNGKPYEAQ; this is encoded by the coding sequence ATGGTGACGTCGATGACCGCACGCGTGCGTATCGCGAGAGGCTTTACGCTGATCGAACTCCTGATCGTGCTGTCGGTGATCGCGCTGATGCTCACGATCGCGTTGCCGAACTACTTCCATTCGATAGACGCATCGAAAGAAAAGATCCTCGCGCAGAATCTGCTCGCGACGCGCGATGCGATCGACCGGTTTTATGGCGATGCCGGGCGTTATCCGGACTCGCTGGAAGAACTCGTCGAGAAACACTATTTGCGTTCGCTGCCCATCGATCCCATCACCGACAGCGCGACGACCTGGCACATCGTGCCGCCCGACGAGCCGTTTCCCGGCAAGGTCTACGACATCAAAAGCGGCGCGCAGGGCGCGGATAGCAACGGCAAGCCATACGAGGCGCAATAG
- a CDS encoding type II secretion system F family protein produces MPYEVRALSPDNQIISLVVDAQDEDDARRQVEARGLHATQLRALRTLRPSKASRGGISLVLFSQELLALLMAGLSIVEGLEALVEREGNARLRGILERLLAGLREGKRFSSLLAEQPDVFPPLYVGIVRAAEGTSDLPRSLQRYVDYQARIDMVRNKLISSAIYPSILFIVGGGVSTFLITFVVPRFATIYEGTGRSLPWMSQALLDWGKFASAHGLPLFAAAVAVAIAGGAAVRATIARVGLVSLLGRLPLLGPHLRIYQLSRLYLTLGMLLEGGIPIVSAMETAGGTISPALRDGLLRARAAVQAGAPLSSSFHAENLTTPISLRMLRVGERSGELGNMLTQSAAFYDGEISRWIDRFTRMFEPLLMSAIGLVVGTIVVLLYMPIFDLAEGLS; encoded by the coding sequence ATGCCGTATGAAGTGAGGGCGCTTTCGCCCGACAACCAGATCATCTCGCTCGTCGTCGATGCGCAGGATGAGGACGACGCGCGCCGTCAGGTCGAAGCGCGCGGCCTGCACGCGACCCAACTGCGCGCGTTGCGCACGCTCCGCCCGTCGAAGGCTTCGCGCGGCGGCATCTCGCTCGTGCTGTTCAGCCAGGAACTGCTCGCGCTATTGATGGCGGGACTGTCGATCGTCGAAGGGCTGGAAGCGCTGGTCGAACGCGAAGGCAACGCAAGGCTGCGTGGCATTCTCGAACGGCTGCTGGCGGGCTTGCGCGAGGGCAAGCGCTTTTCGAGCCTGCTCGCCGAACAGCCGGACGTGTTCCCGCCGCTTTATGTCGGCATCGTGCGCGCAGCGGAGGGCACCAGCGACTTGCCGCGCTCGCTGCAACGCTATGTCGATTACCAGGCGCGCATCGACATGGTGCGCAACAAGCTCATCAGTTCCGCGATCTATCCAAGCATTCTGTTTATCGTGGGCGGCGGCGTGTCGACCTTTTTGATCACCTTCGTGGTGCCGCGCTTCGCGACGATCTATGAAGGCACGGGCCGAAGCTTGCCGTGGATGTCGCAGGCACTGCTCGACTGGGGCAAGTTTGCGTCGGCGCATGGGCTGCCTTTGTTTGCCGCCGCCGTTGCAGTTGCAATCGCAGGCGGCGCGGCCGTGCGAGCCACGATTGCGCGCGTGGGACTCGTCAGTCTGTTGGGCCGGCTTCCGCTGCTCGGTCCGCACTTGCGCATCTACCAGCTTTCGCGGCTCTATCTGACGCTTGGCATGTTGCTCGAAGGAGGCATCCCGATCGTGTCGGCGATGGAGACGGCGGGGGGAACGATTTCGCCCGCGTTGCGCGATGGCTTGCTGCGAGCGCGCGCCGCCGTTCAGGCAGGCGCGCCGCTGTCCAGTTCGTTTCACGCGGAAAACCTCACCACGCCGATTTCGCTACGCATGCTGCGCGTCGGCGAGCGCTCGGGTGAACTCGGCAACATGCTCACGCAATCTGCAGCGTTCTACGACGGCGAGATCAGCCGCTGGATCGACCGCTTCACGCGCATGTTCGAACCGCTGCTGATGTCGGCGATCGGGCTTGTTGTAGGGACCATCGTCGTGCTGCTCTACATGCCGATCTTCGATCTCGCGGAAGGACTGTCATGA
- the gspG gene encoding type II secretion system major pseudopilin GspG, whose protein sequence is MQSVNHRRAANARRSRRARLKKQSGFTLLELLVVLVIIGMLAALVGPRYFSQLGKSQATIARAQIDVFTKSIDNFRLDVGRYPTADENLAALFVKPANADKWAGPYLKKEAPLDPWGHPYVYQVPGTKSDYAVISYGRDGQPGGTGEDADISSE, encoded by the coding sequence ATGCAGTCAGTCAACCATCGCCGCGCAGCCAACGCGAGAAGATCGCGGCGCGCGCGGCTCAAGAAACAGAGTGGCTTCACGCTGCTCGAACTGCTCGTGGTGCTCGTCATCATCGGCATGCTGGCGGCGCTCGTGGGGCCGCGCTATTTCTCGCAGCTCGGTAAGTCGCAGGCGACTATCGCGCGTGCGCAGATCGACGTCTTCACGAAGTCGATCGATAACTTCCGGCTCGACGTCGGCCGCTATCCGACCGCCGATGAAAACCTGGCCGCGCTCTTCGTCAAGCCCGCGAACGCGGACAAATGGGCCGGTCCGTATCTGAAGAAAGAAGCACCGCTCGATCCGTGGGGACATCCGTATGTCTATCAGGTGCCGGGTACGAAGAGCGACTATGCAGTGATCTCATACGGCCGCGACGGCCAGCCGGGCGGCACGGGAGAAGACGCCGATATCAGCAGTGAATGA
- a CDS encoding MFS transporter: MTSISSSVTADTPASLEQQAVRKAAWRFIPLLALAYFFNYLDRTSVGFAALTMNRDLGLTATQFGWGAGIMFAGYCLCEVPSNLALYRFGARRWLARIMITWGLLAAATALAAGPTSFYVIRLLLGIGEAGFFPGVIFFLAVWFPASYRTRVLAWFTVSTPLSSLVGGPLSSWLLHMDGLLGLAGWKWMFIVEGLPACVLGYLVLKMLADKPADATWLSPEERLALQSAFDREGSSGQKKKDFRAALKDVRVYLLAMISFGFTMGSYGIGIWLPQMLKAHGMSVTQTGWVSAVPYFFATIALLWWAKRVDRRGGHIANLAAGLLVGAVALGVSTYFHQLLPAMTGITLALIGTIAGRTIFYTLPARFLSGQAAAGGLALINSIGALGGFAGPYLVGYLKDSFGTYTAGMFGLAVVLGLTTLLTLSLYAFNRGER, translated from the coding sequence ATGACATCCATTTCCTCGAGCGTGACGGCTGACACCCCCGCCAGCCTCGAACAGCAGGCGGTCAGAAAAGCTGCATGGCGCTTTATCCCGCTGCTCGCACTCGCCTACTTTTTCAACTATCTGGATCGTACGAGCGTCGGTTTTGCGGCGCTGACGATGAACCGCGACCTTGGGCTGACTGCAACGCAGTTCGGCTGGGGAGCCGGGATCATGTTTGCCGGCTATTGCCTCTGCGAGGTGCCCAGCAATCTGGCGCTATACCGCTTCGGCGCGCGGCGCTGGCTGGCCCGCATCATGATTACGTGGGGGCTGTTGGCCGCAGCCACGGCGCTCGCCGCCGGACCGACCAGCTTCTACGTGATCCGTCTGCTGCTCGGCATCGGTGAAGCCGGCTTCTTTCCGGGCGTCATATTCTTCCTTGCCGTCTGGTTCCCCGCCAGCTACCGCACCCGTGTGCTTGCATGGTTCACTGTCTCGACTCCGCTGTCTTCGCTCGTCGGCGGTCCGTTGTCGTCGTGGCTGCTTCACATGGATGGCTTACTCGGTTTGGCAGGCTGGAAGTGGATGTTCATCGTCGAAGGTCTCCCGGCGTGCGTGCTCGGATACCTCGTGCTGAAAATGCTTGCGGACAAGCCCGCCGATGCCACATGGCTTTCGCCGGAAGAGCGGCTCGCACTGCAAAGCGCATTCGATCGCGAGGGTTCATCCGGTCAGAAGAAGAAGGATTTTCGCGCGGCGCTCAAGGACGTGCGCGTCTATCTCCTGGCGATGATCTCGTTTGGCTTTACGATGGGCTCTTACGGCATCGGCATCTGGTTGCCCCAGATGCTCAAGGCGCACGGCATGAGCGTGACGCAAACCGGCTGGGTCTCTGCCGTGCCGTATTTCTTTGCCACCATCGCGTTGCTCTGGTGGGCGAAACGGGTCGATCGTCGCGGCGGACATATTGCAAACCTCGCTGCGGGTCTGCTGGTCGGCGCGGTCGCGCTCGGTGTCTCGACATACTTTCATCAACTGTTGCCCGCGATGACCGGCATCACGCTGGCACTGATCGGCACGATTGCTGGCCGCACGATTTTCTACACGCTGCCGGCCCGATTCCTGTCCGGTCAGGCAGCCGCCGGCGGACTCGCGCTGATCAATTCGATCGGCGCACTTGGGGGCTTCGCGGGTCCGTATCTGGTCGGCTATCTGAAGGACAGCTTTGGAACCTACACGGCCGGGATGTTTGGTCTCGCTGTCGTGCTCGGGTTGACGACGTTGCTGACGCTCTCCCTTTATGCCTTCAATCGGGGTGAGCGATGA
- a CDS encoding amidohydrolase family protein, translating into MTVTIDSPMRRQLLRAAAASIAIPVLAKHAIANEETRPMNPTSNYLPVRSEWLASGTEAALEPDMPIIDAHHHFYDRPGWTYLLDEYLRDAQSGHNITASVYMQALTRYRQSGPDALRPVGEVEYVTAATAPTQGGRPQVAKGIVGYADLRRGAAVREVLEAHLQAGQGRFRGVRHLVTWDADQTLVNPVSAAPRGLLLDRDYRAGVAQLGPLGLSYDAWLFFPQLPELFDLAKAYPDVPVIINHCGGVVRIASYEDKQKEVFESWSQSMRKLAQLPNVYVKVGGLGMRINGFDFEKGERPPSSTQLAEAWKPWMHTCIELFGANRCMFESNFPVDKGSYPYSNGWNAFKRLTAQASHGEREALFRCTVSNVYRLG; encoded by the coding sequence ATGACAGTAACGATTGATTCGCCGATGCGCCGCCAGTTGCTTCGTGCCGCCGCTGCATCGATCGCCATCCCCGTCCTGGCCAAACATGCAATCGCCAACGAAGAGACGCGTCCCATGAATCCGACCAGCAACTATCTGCCCGTTCGATCCGAATGGCTCGCCTCGGGAACGGAAGCGGCGCTTGAACCGGACATGCCGATCATCGACGCGCATCATCATTTCTATGATCGTCCGGGCTGGACCTACCTGCTCGACGAGTACCTTCGCGACGCACAGTCCGGGCATAACATCACGGCGTCCGTGTACATGCAGGCACTCACCCGTTACAGGCAGTCGGGCCCCGATGCATTGAGGCCAGTCGGCGAGGTGGAATACGTGACAGCCGCAACCGCGCCGACGCAGGGCGGCAGGCCACAGGTCGCAAAGGGCATTGTCGGCTATGCCGATCTTCGTCGCGGTGCGGCGGTGCGCGAAGTGCTCGAAGCGCATCTCCAGGCCGGACAGGGACGGTTCAGGGGCGTACGGCATCTCGTGACGTGGGATGCTGACCAGACACTGGTGAATCCTGTCTCGGCGGCGCCACGTGGATTGCTGCTCGACCGGGACTACCGCGCGGGCGTGGCACAGTTGGGGCCGCTGGGTCTGTCGTATGACGCATGGCTTTTTTTCCCGCAACTTCCCGAGTTATTCGACCTTGCGAAGGCTTATCCCGACGTGCCCGTCATCATCAATCATTGCGGCGGCGTCGTGCGGATTGCCAGCTACGAAGATAAGCAGAAAGAGGTGTTCGAAAGCTGGTCCCAGTCCATGCGCAAGCTGGCGCAACTGCCTAACGTCTATGTCAAGGTCGGCGGGCTGGGGATGCGGATCAACGGTTTTGACTTCGAGAAGGGCGAGCGGCCACCGTCGTCAACGCAACTCGCCGAAGCGTGGAAGCCGTGGATGCATACCTGCATCGAACTGTTCGGCGCGAATCGATGCATGTTCGAGAGCAACTTCCCGGTCGACAAGGGCTCGTACCCGTACAGCAACGGCTGGAACGCATTCAAACGATTGACAGCGCAGGCGAGCCACGGCGAGCGCGAAGCGTTGTTCCGGTGTACGGTGAGCAACGTGTATCGCCTTGGCTGA